DNA sequence from the Pelecanus crispus isolate bPelCri1 chromosome 4, bPelCri1.pri, whole genome shotgun sequence genome:
CCCAGCAGCTCAGGAATGAACATACTGAACCGCACTGCCCTCGCAAACACCCTGCTGCTCAGCCCCGCTCTGCGCTCCCGCTTTGGCAGGGAAACACTGCTCTTCAGGGGTGCAGTCTTGCAGCCACTCCTCTCTTGCATTCAACCTTTTCCTCAGCAAAGCCCCTTTCGAGCTGAATTCTGCTGACGTCAAACCAGCTCTGGGGTGATCGGCTCAGGGCTTGGGAGATGCCACACACAAATCATCCCTTtggcaagggaaaaaattatcCCATTGCCAGGCAGACGGGGACCGCTCCTTAGCCCCTCTGAGGTCCCTTCAGCCCAGTATCTTACCAGACCGACAGCAAAGCTCTTAACACGCGTTTCCACTGGCACTAGAAGTGCTGGCCTTCTGGCCTGAAGATACAGAAGCGCACGCGTTGCTGTCAAATCTGCCCAGTACACCAGAGCCTCTCTCCTTCAGGGATCTTCTCCATGCCACCTACCAAAAGCCAGCTTGGAACTCACTTGGTAGGCACGTGGCAAACAGCAGAGGGGCCAGAGCCGTCTTCACCTTCCCCTTAGCCCAGACCAGCCAAAGGCCGGGCAGGGCATCAGCACGGAGTGCTGTCGGGAGGACACCACCCCAGCAGGGCCTGCAGCCTCTCCTGCGCTGCAGCAGCTCGGCCCTGCTGCCCCAGCGTCGCCTCCAGAGCCCTCTCCCACAGGCACAAGGCAGGTGGGTTTTTCCAGGTCCACGCTCCCAGGGAAAACACAAGCCTTACCCCCTACGGACTGGTCACTTCATCTTTCCATTTCACACTTCACACTGCGCCAGTGTTTACTGAACGTCGCTTGGCTTTGTGTACAGCTGAGCGCTCCCGTGTTTCTGCCCTTCCACCACATCCCTCCCACCCGGCAAGTCCCCGACTCCAGCGTGCAGAGACACACGCTGCGCAGCTCTGTTTTAGGTGATTGTGAGACGACCGTCCCCGTCCGTGTGCCAAAGGCAAACGTTCCCACACGGCGTAATCCCCTCTGTTGCTTTCAGGTTATcagatgcagagctgctgttgcCTGGGCCGTGGGCAAGCCACTCTCTGTTGAGGAGGTAGAGGTTGCACCTCCAAAGGCAGGTGAAGTCCGTATCAAGGTAAAAACACATgtcaatactttttttctgccttgtggGAATTGCTCTTGTATACCTTGAATATACCTGTCAGGGATCGGTGTCCACTAATAGGCCTTATCCATCCAGAGAGGCCCGGTGAAAAATCCTGCCACAAACTGAGTTAAACAGAGGCCAGACCATTTCTAAAGCTCATTTGCTCTTTCCCCTCCAAACAGATTGTGGCCACAGGCATCTGCCGCACAGATGACCATGTTTTGGAAGGTAAATTTCCTAATGTGCATTTCCCAGTCATCCCAGGCCACGAAGGAGCTGGGATCGTGGAAAGCGTTGGAGTAGGAGTGACCTCTGTGAAACCAGGTAAGCtggaaacacacacaaacacacgcCCAGGAGTGAGCTCTCAAAgcggctgcagctgcccagagcTCAGAAATTCTCCCCTGTACCTGCGTCAGTGGCTCAAAACCTGAGCGCGCACTCGTTGCACTGGACTGTCACGTGCGCTTTCCTGGTCTGTTCCCCATGCACACGACTGGGGCTCTGAGCATTTCCTCCtgacagagaaagcagagggtTCCTGGTAGGATGCTGCCATTGGAAAGCTCGGCAGAGGCACCCCAACAGGCAGCACCCCCGCGGCCTGCTGAGCGAGAGGCACTGAACAGGGATCTGCTTTCTTGCAGGAGACAAAGTCATCCCCCTTTGCATTCCACAGTGCGGGGAATGCAGCTTCTGCCTGAATCCCGAATCCAACTACTGCCTGAAGTGCCAGTGagtttgctgcttcttccccaaCACTTAAATGCAATCGGCTGTCTGTCAACAAGGCTGACAGCTCCAGGGGTGCTTTACTtgatgaaaaacaaatgcatgcaCCCCCCAACAGCATCTCTGAATCACAAAACCTGCTGCCTGACAAGACCAGCCGGTTCACTTGCAAAGGGAAGCAGATCCACCACTTCCTGTGGGCCAGCACCTTTGCAGAATACACCGTGATCCCGGAGTACGCCGTTGCCAAGATAGATGCTGCTGCACCTCTGGACAAAGTCTGCTTGCTTGGCTGTGGGTTTACCACAGGCTACGGGGCTGCCATCAACTCCGCCAAGGTTGGTATTCGGGCGTGTCGAGCACACGCAGCCCACGGCCGCCCTCGCACCCTCACTAACCCTGCGCAACAGAAACCTTCTCTTCGTGCTGGAGACTCACAGGGCCCTATGTTGTGCAGGTAAAACCAGGCTCCACCTGCGCCGTCTTCGGCGTCGGAGGAGTCGGCCTCTCTGTTGTCATGGGCTGCAAGGCGGCTGGAGCTGCCCGCATCATTGCCGTTGATATCAACAAGGACAAGTTTGCCAAGGCCAAGGAGCTGGGAGCCACCGACTGCATCAGTCCTCGGGACTTCAAGAAGCCCATCCAGGAGGTGCTCACTGAGATGACCGGCCACGGTGTGGACTACTCCTTTGAGGTCATCGGGCACGCGGATACCACGGTAAGTGGCATTTCAGCACGTGTCCTCCCACCCAGCTCATTCACAGGCTCCCGCCGGGGCAAAATGCAGCCCAGTGGGCAGTTCCTTGCCTGCTGGCTGCACTGCTGGGCACATCTTTGCTCAGAAAGGCAGTCTGTCGGCTTTGGGAGAAAATGATGCACGAGTCTCAGGACAGGCACTGAGCTCTCCAAGTTCACGCGTTTTCAGATTACCAGGGAGGGCCAGATGACTGCGCAGAAAGAACACTTTTCCAACAAACTCACCAGTGCATTCTCTAATTCACCTGCCTGTCTCATcaggctgctgccctggcttCCTGCAACATGAACACCGGCGTCTGCGTGATAGTTGGGGTACTAGCTTCTGGTTCAGTGATTTCCATCGATCCTGTGCTTCTGCTGTCTGGGCGTACATTGAAGGGGACACTGCTTGGAGGTAGGAAactcaagaaaacattttagacctttccatcttttcctttcatggTAGTTcccaaatcacagaatcacagaatggtttgggttggaaggaacttTCAGAGATCCCCTAGTCAAACACCTCTGCTGTGCGCAGGGACATCTTGCACTAGAACctgttgctcaaagcctcatccaacctgaccctgaacACCGAACAATGACAGCGCACACACAACTTCcccaggcaacctgttccagtgtctcaccaccctcatcgtaaaaaatttcctccttgtGTCCAGTGCaaatctgccctctttcagtttaaaaacattgcCCTTTGTCCTGTCACCACAAGTCTTTgtaaaagtctctctccatctttcttgtaagccCCCTATAAGCATTGAAAggccgcagtaaggtctccccagagcctactcttctccaggctgaacaatcccaactctctcagcctttcttcatagcagaggtgtCAGCCCTTTGACCATTTTCATGGCTgtcctctggacccactctaagaggtccatgtctttctggGGTTGGGGCCCCCAGcgctggacacagtactccaggtgggggtctcacaagagtggagtagaaggggagaatcacctccttcGACCGGCTGGCCGCgcttctttttctgcagcccaggatacggttggctttcggggctgcaagtgcacgttgccggctcatgtccagtttttcacccaccagtatccccaagtccttctctgcagggctgctcctagtccattcatcccccagcctgtactgatattggggattgccccaacccacgtgcaggaccttgcacttggccttgttgaacttcatgagctTCCCATGGGCCCGCTACTCCTCAAGCCTGCCAagatccctctggatggcatcccttccctcaactgcaccactcagcttggcggCATCTGCAAAcgtgctgagggtgcactcaatcccactgtctgtggcactgatgaagatactaaacagcacTGGTGCCAGTACGGGCCCCTGAAGAACACCGCTCCTGACTGatttccacttggacattgagccgttcACTCTTTGGATGgggccatccagccaattccttatccatctaacagtccacccatcaaacccatatctctctCCAAATTAGCAGcaagaatgttgtgggggaccatacCAAAGGCCCTACAGAAGTCCAGGTACATGACATctatagctcttcccttgtccactgatacagtcactccatcatagaaggctgCTAGGTTACTCGGGCTTGATTTGCCCTTGATGAGCAAGCTTTTCCGAAGGAGAGGAAAACTTCTCACAAGACAAATACACCAGTACTGGTCACTCAGTCCACTATATGTAGGAAGATTAAAAATGTCCCGTGAAAGCAATTCCTTGTTGCCCCACTAACACCTTCCTCTTGCACCTTGCTCCTCCTTCCACCACAAGactcttctcccctctcccactcCCTCGCTTTCTCTCATCCCCACCCCTCCATCACACATCTCAGCTGGCATTTCACTGCAGTGCAAGTGCTTCTGTCTTATGCCAGAGGAGGGGCTGGTGCAGCTCAAGGATCTTCTCACTCCCTCCAGCTATACTCCCAGCTCAAAGAAGGGACCCTctcacattctcagcctcatcCTATTAATTTTGATGCCTTCCAAGGAGCAGCTACCGCACTTCACAAGGGCATAGCCTCAAGTATGTTTTACAGGTCAGCACAGCCTCGTAGAGGGGACAAGCCCTGGTCGGCTCTCATATTCTGCGCAGAGGAGAGCTGCTACACTGTTGGCACCAGCAAGCTCTACAAACATTACCTTACCAAAACAGCATCTCTCCGATTATTCACTGCAGGTGCTTTCTCCCGTTTCTAGGTTGGAAGATGAGAGATTCTATCCCAAAATTAGTTTCCAGCTATCTGGAGAAGAAATTCAACTCAGACTTGCTGATCACGCACACGCTGCCGATCGCGAAAGTGAACGAGGGATTTGAGTTGTTACACGCAGGAAAAAGGTGAGACCCTGACTAGCAGGAGCGAGGTACAGCAGGCGTCACCTCCACCTAAAATTCAAACAGCCCAAACACTCAGGCAGGCAAAGCAGGCAATACTGCCTTCTCAAAAACCATCCGAGCCTTTTGACGAACCAGGGACCAGAGCCATGTGTCGGGAAGATCTGCCATAACCCAGAGGGAAGAGCCCGCGCTAAGCACAGGGAACCCTCCTGCCCATAGTTCAGCTCAGCAGAGATCCCGCAGCCGTGGCACTGCACTGAAGCCAGCACAGACCCTCAGACACCACATCTCAGGGCACTGTTTGAAAGCACAGGGCAGGTGAAAGAGAACGAGGAGCGAGGGGCAGCCTTGGTGACGACAGAAAAAAGGCCAAAGGAAGGGCGAACGTCTCGTAGAGCCGCAGCACAAGAGCGCTGGCGAGCGACAGGGTGCCTGAGCTCCTGAGGGCCTCCCTTCAGCAGGGTTTTGAAGGCTGCCCCGTCGCTGCACATCTCACGCAGCTGAGTTAGGAAGAGGCTGGGTGAGAAAGGTGGCATCCGGTCCTCAGGCACAACTGCCTGCCCCTGAACACCTGCAGCCACAGCACCTGTAAccctcccttcctttccatttttcagtattCGCAGCGTCCTGCTCTTTTGAAGGACACAGCCATGGCAGGCCAAGCGGAGGGACCAGCGTAGCAGACCACCTCCCTTCTCACCCAGCACCTCACCTTGTGGCGTGCAAGGAGATGAGAACGAGGAACTCGCCGACGCTGGTGCCGCTGCTGGCGCTCCCACGCCCAGCCGAGACCCAGAAGGATGCCTCTCCTGAGAAAACACTTTTACCAATAAAGGGTTTTGGTCAAACTCATCCCATGCAGTGCACTCAATCAACAGAGGTCCCATGGGGCAGGAGGAACTCTTCCTCATACCATGGGCTGCTCCACCACAGCCCTTGTCTCAGCAGCAAACAACTGCCTTTGCCCccgccactgctgctgcttctcacctCCATGACAGGAGCACGGCAGCACCTGGCCATCATCACCCAGAGgttgggctgggctggggaactgcctgcccagcagcacGGCCGCGTGGCTGGAGCCACTGTCACACCACAGGGCCACCGTGCCCCGGGCAAGAGCTCAGACAGCTGTAGGGGCACAGTAGTGCTGCCGGTCTGCATCGGTGAAGCTGGAGACACGTTcaggggagctgggagctgggggctccGCCTGCCAACagcaagtgctgctgctgctgctgaccttCCCCCTCACCCCATGAAACAAGGCTGGGACATGCGGGAGCCAGTGCCCACACAAACCTCTCCGGGCAGTCCCCTGAACACAGAAACCTGGGGCTGATGTCGTCCCAAATGCAGAAGCAGTTCCCAAACATGAGGGCCACACACGGCGGGGGCTCATCTTAGCCTGGTCCTCGCTCATCCAATCTCCTGCAAACCTCCTCGCTCAGCCCAAACAGCTCTGTGGGAACCAGGAGAGCCTGGGGCAGTGAAGCCCCTCGCAAACCTGGTTACGCACGTGGGAAACAAAGGTGGCCTTGGAAAAGACCCCCTTCCCGACACATTCTCCCCTTAGTACCCAGGTGACAATAGCTGCCACGCCACAGGCAGCTCAGTTTCACTCCAAAAGGGCATGCCTGTTTGTCCACCATACCATGTTTTTTTaactgccttctttttttttctttcttttttcttttttttaatatttaatccTTTCGCAAACACCTTGGCATGAACCGCTGCCAGGTCAAATGCTACCCCTTGGCAACAAGGGGACCCCGAGGAGCCAATCTCCTCCCTCCACACCTGATGGAAGCAACCAGAGCACAAAAATCTCACCGACCTCTCTGTGCCTTCCTGGCAGAGCCACCAATAAAAGCCTCCCCGGAGgacctctgctccctgcctgcggAGCGTGACTGCCGCCCCTTGGCAGCTCCCCGACGCGATCCAGCTCCTCCGCTCAACACTCGCTGTGCTCCTCAGCGTGCGGCATCGGCACAGAGTAACCACCGCTCCCTGCTCGACGGTGACGGTCCCACGCCAGGGCTCTCTCCAcgctccctgcctccccttcAGCTGCGGCCGGCGGCTGCCCAGCACTGCTCCGGCTCCACGGCTGGGCCATTTCGCAACACGGGGCTTCGGCCGGACGGGCGGcagcttccctccagcctgctgcagcaACTGCAACACCTCTCCTAAGACCACTATGGCCACTTCTGGAAAAGTAAGGACGACTCCTTTCCCACCTTCCTTTCCGAGGTGCCCGGCTCTTGCGGAAACATTCTGCAAATGGCTCAGCCTGCGCACCTCGACTGCGCGCCCTCTTTCCTCAGACCTTACTCCTGTAACCCTCCCAAACAAACCCCTGTGAATTACACGAGCTTCTGCTTTCATACAACTGCACGTGTCAGAACCTGCATTAGGTAGTGCACTCCTCTCCTGTCCTGCCCAGCAGCTCAGGAATGAACATACTGAACCGCACTGCCCTCGCAAACACCCTGCTGCTCAGCCCCGCTCTGCGCTCCCGCTTTGGCAGGGAAACACTGCTCTTCAGGGGTGCAGTCTTGCAGCCACTCCTCTCTTGCATTCAACCTTTTCCTCAGCAAAGCCCCTTTCGAGCTGAATTCTGCTGACGTCAAACCAGCTCTGGGGTGATCGGCTCAGGGCTTGGGAGATGCCACACACAAATCATCCCTTtggcaagggaaaaaattatcCCATTGCCAGGCAGACGGGGACCGCTCCTTAGCCCCTCTGAGGTCCCTTCAGCCCAGTATCTTACCAGACCGACAGCAAAGCTCTTAACACGCGTTTCCACTGGCACTAGAAGTGCTGGCCTTCTGGCCTGAAGATACAGAAGCGCACGCGTTGCTGTCAAATCTGCCCAGTACACCAGAGCCTCTCTCCTTCAGGGATCTTCTCCATGCCACCTACCAAAAGCCAGCTTGGAACTCACTTGGTAGGCACGTGGCAAACAGCAGAGGGGCCAGAGCCGTCTTCACCTTCCCCTTAGCCCAGACCAGCCAAAGGCCGGGCAGGGCATCAGCACGGAGTGCTGTCGGGAGGACACCACCCCAGCAGGGCCTGCAGCCTCTCCTGCGCTGCAGCAGCTCGGCCCTGCTGCCCCAGCGTCGCCTCCAGAGCCCTCTCCCACAGGCACAAGGCAGGTGGGTTTTTCCAGGTCCACGCTCCCAGGGAAAACACAAGCCTTACCCCCTACGGACTGGTCACTTCATCTTTCCATTTCACACTTCACACTGCGCCAGTGTTTACTGAACGTCGCTTGGCTTTGTGTACAGCTGAGCGCTCCCGTGTTTCTGCCCTTCCACCACATCCCTCCCACCCGGCAAGTCCCCGACTCCAGCGTGCAGAGACACACGCTGCGCAGCTCTGTTTTAGGTGATTGTGAGACGACCGTCCCCGTCCGTGTGCCAAAGGCAAACGTTCCCACACGGCGTAATCCCCTCTGTTGCTTTCAGGTTATcagatgcagagctgctgttgcCTGGGCCGTGGGCAAGCCACTCTCTGTTGAGGAGGTAGAGGTTGCACCTCCAAAGGCAGGTGAAGTCCGTATCAAGGTAAAAACACATgtcaatactttttttctgccttgtggGAATTGCTCTTGTATACCTTGAATATACCTGTCAGGGATCGGTGTCCACTAATAGGCCTTATCCATCCAGAGAGGCCCGGTGAAAAATCCTGCCACAAACTGAGTTAAACAGAGGCCAGACCATTTCTAAAGCTCATTTGCTCTTTCCCCTCCAAACAGATTGTGGCCACAGGCATCTGCCGCACAGATGACCATGTTTTGGAAGGTAAATTTCCTAATGTGCATTTCCCAGTCATCCCAGGCCACGAAGGAGCTGGGATCGTGGAAAGCGTTGGAGTAGGAGTGACCTCTGTGAAACCAGGTAAGCtggaaacacacacaaacacacgcCCAGGAGTGAGCTCTCAAAgcggctgcagctgcccagagcTCAGAAATTCTCCCCTGTACCTGCGTCAGTGGCTCAAAACCTGAGCGCGCACTCGTTGCACTGGACTGTCACATGCGCTTTCCTGGTCTGTTCCCCATGCACACGACTGGGGCTCTGAGCATTTCCTCCtgacagagaaagcagagggtTCCTGGTAGGATGCTGCCATTGGAAAGCTCGGCAGAGGCGCCCCAACAGGCAGCACCCCCGCGGCCTGCTGAGCGAGAGGCACTGAACAGGGATCTGCTTTCTTGCAGGAGACAAAGTCATCCCCCTTTGCATTCCACAGTGCGGGGAATGCAGCTTCTGCCTGAATCCCGAATCCAACTACTGCCTGAAGTGCCAGTGagtttgctgcttcttccccaaCACTTAAATGCAATCGGCTGTCTGTCAACAAGGCTGACAGCTCCAGGGGTGCTTTACTtgatgaaaaacaaatgcatgcaCCCCCCAACAGCATCTCTGAATCACAAAACCTGCTGCCTGACAAGACCAGCCGGTTCACTTGCAAAGGGAAGCAGATCCACCACTTCCTGTGGGCCAGCACCTTTGCAGAATACACCGTGATCCCGGAGTACGCCGTTGCCAAGATAGATGCTGCTGCACCTCTGGACAAAGTCTGCTTGCTTGGCTGTGGGTTTACCACAGGCTATGGGGCTGCCATCAACTCCGCCAAGGTTGGTATTCGGGCGTGTCGAGCACACGCAGCCCACGGCCGCCCTCGCACCCTCACTAACCCTGCGCAACAGAAACCTTCTCTTCGTGCTGGAGACTCACAGGGCCCTATGTTGTGCAGGTAAAGCCAGGCTCCACCTGCGCCGTCTTCGGCGTCGGAGGAGTCGGCCTCTCTGTTGTCATGGGCTGCAAGGCGGCTGGAGCTGCCCGCATCATTGCCGTTGATATCAACAAGGACAAGTTTGCCAAGGCCAAGGAGCTGGGAGCCACCGACTGCATCAGTCCTCGGGACTTCAAGAAGCCCATCCAGGAGGTGCTCACTGAGATGACCGGCCACGGTGTGGACTACTCCTTTGAGGTCATCGGGCACGCGGATACCACGGTAAGTGGCATTTCAGCACGTGTCCTCCCACCCAGCTCATTCACAGGCTCCCGCCGGGGCAAAATGCAGCCCAGTGGGCAGTTCCTTGCCTGCTGGCTGCACTGCTGGGCACATCTTTGCTCAGAAAGGCAGTCTGTCGGCTTTGGGAGAAAATGATGCACGAGTCTCAGGACAGGCACTGAGCTCTCCAAGTTCACGCGTTTTCAGATTACCAGGGAGGGCCAGATGACTGCGCAGAAAGAACACTTTTCCAACAAACTCACCAGTGCATTCTCTAATTCACCTGCCTGTCTCATcaggctgctgccctggcttCCTGCAACATGAACACCGGCGTCTGCGTGATAGTTGGGGTACTAGCTTCTGGTTCAGTGATTTCCATCGATCCTGTGCTTCTGCTGTCTGGGCGTACATTGAAGGGGACACTGCTTGGAGGTAGGAAactcaagaaaacattttagacctttccatcttttcctttcatggTAGTTcccaaatcacagaatcacagaatggtttgggttggaaggaacttTCAGAGATCCCCTAGTCAAACACCTCTGCTGTGCGCAGGGACATCTTGCACTAGAACctgttgctcaaagcctcatccaacctgaccctgaacACTGAACAATGACAGCGCACACACAACTTCCCcaggcaacctgctccagtgtctcaccaccctcatcgtaaaaaatttcctccttgtGTCCAGTGCaaatctgccctctttcagtttaaaaacattgcCCTTTGTCCTGTCACCACAAGTCTTTgtaaaa
Encoded proteins:
- the LOC142593406 gene encoding alcohol dehydrogenase 1; the protein is MATSGKVIRCRAAVAWAVGKPLSVEEVEVAPPKAGEVRIKIVATGICRTDDHVLEGKFPNVHFPVIPGHEGAGIVESVGVGVTSVKPGDKVIPLCIPQCGECSFCLNPESNYCLKCHISESQNLLPDKTSRFTCKGKQIHHFLWASTFAEYTVIPEYAVAKIDAAAPLDKVCLLGCGFTTGYGAAINSAKVKPGSTCAVFGVGGVGLSVVMGCKAAGAARIIAVDINKDKFAKAKELGATDCISPRDFKKPIQEVLTEMTGHGVDYSFEVIGHADTTAAALASCNMNTGVCVIVGVLASGSVISIDPVLLLSGRTLKGTLLGGWKMRDSIPKLVSSYLEKKFNSDLLITHTLPIAKVNEGFELLHAGKSIRSVLLF
- the LOC104024090 gene encoding alcohol dehydrogenase 1, translating into MATSGKVIRCRAAVAWAVGKPLSVEEVEVAPPKAGEVRIKIVATGICRTDDHVLEGKFPNVHFPVIPGHEGAGIVESVGVGVTSVKPGDKVIPLCIPQCGECSFCLNPESNYCLKCHISESQNLLPDKTSRFTCKGKQIHHFLWASTFAEYTVIPEYAVAKIDAAAPLDKVCLLGCGFTTGYGAAINSAKVKPGSTCAVFGVGGVGLSVVMGCKAAGAARIIAVDINKDKFAKAKELGATDCISPRDFKKPIQEVLTEMTGHGVDYSFEVIGHADTTAAALASCNMNTGVCVIVGVLASGSVISIDPVLLLSGRTLKGTLLGGWKMRDSIPKLVSSYLEKKFNSDLLITHTLPIAKVNEGFELLHAGKSIRSVLLF